The segment TTtaatttcctgtcttctttcctagATCGTAAAACTGTCTAGCCTCCATTATAATCTTTCAGTTGCCTTTGCCTCATCTTCACATCTGCTCAGtttgtttcactcatccaccgccctgttcctcctcccttccttccttccttccttccttacttccatcattccttccttcgctgATCTTGCCCGTCGCCTTCCTCAACCTGAAGTCATGGTGTGTTTACCCATTATTGCGTGTCCTAACATATCTCCAGTATAAGTAATGTTTCTAAATCGCCCTTATTGATCACCTCAACCCGTTTAAAGACTTTGCTTAATCACCTCGCAGTATAAGTCTTTCCAAATAATGTAAGTTtagcttcttttgttttttctgtaGGGCAATTTTCTAAGTCATTGGGTCATTTATATCTATATCCTTGCTGTAATATTGGAGCCAACACTGCATTGCCTCGAGATAATTTATACCCTTGCAATAATAGTGGCACCAACACTGTATTGCCTTGAGAGAATATATATCCTTGTAGTAATATTGGCACCAGCACTGCACAGCATACTCCAGGTGAGGCCCAATCAGCGACACATACAATCAGAGAACAACTTCCGCACTACTCTTGCTAACATTTACTGGCctgtatcctcaaacatttcggggctcacacacccacgtttggtaaggctttgatAGAGATTGTGTTCGAACCTGTTGGTAGATAtatgggcctagtgatagtttaacaagacttctgcaccatgaacgtgaaaaacactcatgaggacccgactaatctccttcgtggacTTGCGAAAtatttgtgagagccgaaagcgtcagaGAATGCGGGCCTAAACCTAAGGAACGTATtctaaataaaaaatggaaactcGCCGCCCaaacttgataaggctttcgtagaggaagTTTTAGGATTTCCGTGAGTAGTTCTTGGAGTCTAGTGATAGAGTCTAGcgatagtgtctctctctctctctctctctctctctctctctcattagcattttcattttttcctatattctttGGTACAATCATTCCTTCTTCTTACCCATTTCCTGTATCTCATGCTTATCATGTAttcatctattatttttattattattatttttattattattattattattattattattattattattattattattattattattattattattgtatttattctTCTAccctctccgttttccttcttagACCTCGacggtggcgctggtggtggtggtagctctTGGCGCCTCGatcctcatcctcccccacgCACACGCCCGCTCAGCAGAAGGGTTCGGGCGCATGGAGAGGCTGTTGGGTCAACTGAGAGGCGGTGCGGACTCCTCAGCAGCGTTGGGAGAGCTGAGGGTAGCCGTGGAGGGACCAGCCGGCCACCCTCTGGATAAACGCCAGGCCTACGACCGTTCCTGCAAGGGCATCTACGACAGGTCCCTCTTCAGCAAGCTTGAACACGTGTGCGACGACTGCTTCAACCTCTACCGCTCGTCCCATGTCGCTAGTGGCTGCAGGTAGGCtaaaaggggggaaaggaggtgtgtgtgtgtgtgtgtgtgtgtgtgtgtgtgtgtgtgtgttctcattctatctctattttctcttttaatctgtcttctctctctctatctatctatttatctatctatctcgttatTTTACCATTTATTTGTTAATATTGTGttatcattcaattttatatttgttcttactttgttttatatatttgttagTTTAATAGAATCAGTGTTATTTTGAacgtttgttttattatttgtttctatATTGATGAAGTTTGATTCAGGTTTTAAGTTTAACATTTATATAATTTTGTTAGTCTTGATCGTACGTATGGCTGACTTTAGTAtttcttttaccttttatttGCCGCTCATTACAATTTACGTACCAAAGGTATGTTTTCTCTTAAGATTTTATGCCTAACTAAAGCATTGTTCATGATTTACTCTTTTAGTTTAGCCAAAATAGCGTTTTCTCCAAGTTATTAACATTACATTTTCTTTAAGTTACCAAGATTATGTTTTCTCCTAAGTTTTCACGCTTAACTATAACATTTCTTGAATTTCATTAACTTTGcattattattttcgttattgtttttgaccaaagtctttttttttgggggggggcttttTATGCCTGAGTTTAGTTTAACATTTCTAACCATTCTTTTCCCTACGTTATCatttaccttattattattttagaatAAGGTGAGTTTTTTATGTTTAATTCTAccatttccttcctgcctcctcctcctcctcctcctccttcccttccgctcccgAACCAACGCCATCTAGGAGAGACTGTTTCGACAATGATATGTTTGAGTACTGTGTGAAGGACCTTCTGCTGGAAAACCCCGAGCAGTTGATCCGCATTAGGGACGCTGTCAGAGGATAAGATGCCGGTAAACGGTGGGATAGTGATTCTTAGCTAACCACCGCATGTCCTAATTATTAATCCTGTGACCGGTAAGGTCTTGATCAACCCGCTGTTTGTCTGAGGGATAATGACGCATAGCTAACCACCGCATGTCCTAATTATTAACCTTGTGGCCGTGGTTAGATCCTGAttacccttctgtctttctgAGGGATAATGACGCATAGCTAACCACCGTATGTATTGATTATTAATcctgtgtctgtatgtgtctatTGATTAACTCgatctgtgtttgtctgtttctagGTCTAAGTTATACATATTTGTGTTTGCCCGTGTCTTGTTCTAATGCATCTTGGTCCCACTCTCTCCCCAAAAATAACAACaggcatatttttatttattatttttaactttttcaaTCCTACTGGCGttcgatttttatgtatttttttattccgCTTGTTTAACTGACCAAAAATAACAAAGCACTTATATTTTGATTTTATCTTTAACTTTTCTGTCAAATTTTTCGTCTTCTCGATCTTTATTTTTAATTGACAAAGataatattttttattattactttttccttttttccttactctACTTTTGTTGTTGTAGATTTTGATTTATTACTTTTTATCACTTTTAACAACCTTTTAATTGCAAGAACATcaagaattttttttctcttcttacctttcttctcgattttgatttattatttttttactgcaTGAAAATATCTTTCACTTTTTCAGTCATTTGGTTTTCACTTGCCTGTATAATTTCTTTAATATTTTGCATTGCTTTTTCTTTAAGATTCTTTACACTTATACAGCTTTTCTGTTATATACATCAGTTTCTACCATTTATTTTACTCTgatttcttccatttattttacaCTCATTTCTTCCATTAATTTTACACAAatatatatcatatattttaCATTAAATTCCTACACATATTTATCTGATTATAAAGTCTACGGTCAGTTTCACCCATTTTTAACTATCTCTTTATACCTTTCTAGacattatttgtttttctttttatctgctcgcctgtaacattttttttctatttaatattaacttctttttattaactattAAATATTACTTTTCTAAGTTTGCATCTTGCatcgttatcattattttcctttcctttctatttttatttgcatgTTTATTCTGATTCTCCTGTT is part of the Eriocheir sinensis breed Jianghai 21 chromosome 32, ASM2467909v1, whole genome shotgun sequence genome and harbors:
- the LOC127006214 gene encoding crustacean hyperglycemic hormones-like isoform X9 translates to MVAYRMTSTVALVVVVALGASILILPHAHARSAEGFGRMERLLGQLRGGADSSAALGELRVAVEGPAGHPLDKRQAYDRSCKGIYDRSLFSKLEHVCDDCFNLYRSSHVASGCRRDCFDNDMFEYCVKDLLLENPEQLIRIRDAVRG
- the LOC127006214 gene encoding crustacean hyperglycemic hormones-like isoform X4 — encoded protein: MVAYRMTSTVALVVVVALGASILILPHAHARSAEGFGRMERLLGQLRGGADSSAALGELRVAVEGPAGHPLDKRQAYDRSCKGIYDRSLFSKLEHVCDDCFNLYRSSHVASGCRENCYSNLVFRQCMDDLLLMDMFDEYAKAIRVVGRKK
- the LOC127006214 gene encoding crustacean hyperglycemic hormones-like isoform X10, yielding MVAYRMTSTVALVVVVALGASILILPHAHARSAEGFGRMERLLGQLRGGADSSAALGELRVAVEGPAGHPLDKRQAYDRSCKGIYDRSLFSKLEHVCDDCFNLYRSSHVASGCRRDCFDNDMFEYCVKDLLLENPEQLLLIRDAIRG
- the LOC127006214 gene encoding crustacean hyperglycemic hormones-like isoform X8 gives rise to the protein MVAYRMTSTVALVVVVALGASILILPHAHARSAEGFGRMERLLGQLRGGADSSAALGELRVAVEGPAGHPLDKRQAYDRSCKGIYDRSLFSKLEHVCDDCFNLYRSSHVASGCRRDCFDNDMFEYCVKDLLLENPEQLIRIRDAVRG